Proteins encoded together in one Pontiella desulfatans window:
- a CDS encoding ABC transporter permease, with product MLNYILKRIWQMVPTVVGVVLLTFILFNVVGGDLAAIALGKKVSLQSLEAFDEQRGLNKPLFFGTRATSRAYEDQDLAEGAGRWRSWSNALYSAETASVSIQPNAKIDPLAFPLESGAEFVWQVTYRGAGSLAGGALASADWKSAKIRFKGSEEGGFATGAEGLEIKKLKLRKVMKNPFDSQLWFYVKQLARGDMGYSESLKQPVSKLLKDGVLPSLSLTIPIFLIGIVLSVSLSLVCAFFRDTFIDRFLVMFSVALMSINYLVYIVAGQYFLAYKQGLFPVWGFESARYLVLPVLIGVISGLGANIRFYRTVMLDEMYKDYVRTAFAKGVAKPRVLFVHVLKNAMIPIITNVVIAIPYLYTGSLLLESFFGIPGLGYLSINAILAADIDVIRAIVLIGAMLFVACNLLTDICYALADPRVKLK from the coding sequence GTGCCCACGGTGGTCGGCGTGGTCTTGCTCACCTTCATTCTTTTCAACGTGGTGGGTGGCGACCTCGCCGCGATCGCGCTCGGCAAGAAGGTTTCCCTCCAATCGTTGGAAGCGTTCGACGAGCAGCGCGGCCTCAACAAACCACTCTTTTTCGGAACCCGCGCCACCAGCCGCGCCTACGAAGACCAAGACCTCGCAGAAGGGGCGGGGCGCTGGCGCAGCTGGAGCAACGCGCTCTACTCCGCCGAAACCGCTTCCGTTTCCATCCAGCCCAACGCAAAAATCGACCCGCTTGCGTTTCCTTTGGAGTCCGGGGCGGAGTTCGTGTGGCAGGTCACCTACCGCGGCGCCGGCTCGCTGGCCGGCGGCGCGCTGGCCTCCGCCGATTGGAAAAGCGCGAAGATCCGTTTCAAGGGATCGGAAGAGGGTGGCTTCGCCACCGGAGCCGAAGGGCTCGAAATCAAGAAGCTCAAGCTGCGCAAGGTCATGAAGAATCCGTTCGACTCGCAGCTCTGGTTCTACGTCAAACAGCTCGCCCGCGGCGACATGGGCTATTCCGAAAGCCTGAAACAACCCGTTTCCAAGCTGCTTAAGGACGGTGTGCTGCCTTCGCTTTCCCTGACGATTCCCATTTTTCTCATCGGCATCGTGCTCTCGGTGAGCCTTTCGCTCGTCTGCGCCTTTTTCCGCGACACCTTCATCGACCGTTTCCTGGTCATGTTTTCCGTGGCGCTGATGAGCATCAACTATCTGGTCTACATCGTGGCGGGCCAATATTTCCTGGCCTACAAGCAAGGGCTGTTTCCGGTTTGGGGCTTCGAGTCGGCGCGCTATCTGGTGCTGCCCGTCCTCATCGGCGTTATCAGCGGCCTCGGCGCAAACATCCGCTTCTACCGCACGGTGATGCTCGACGAAATGTATAAGGACTATGTCCGCACCGCCTTCGCCAAGGGCGTCGCCAAGCCGCGCGTCCTCTTCGTGCATGTGCTGAAGAACGCCATGATCCCGATCATTACCAATGTCGTGATTGCCATTCCATACCTCTATACCGGCTCGCTGTTGCTCGAAAGCTTCTTCGGCATTCCGGGCCTCGGCTATCTCAGCATCAACGCCATTCTCGCGGCGGATATCGACGTCATCCGCGCCATCGTTCTGATCGGCGCGATGCTGTTCGTGGCCTGCAACCTTTTAACCGACATCTGCTACGCGCTGGCCGACCCGCGCGTGAAATTGAAATAA
- a CDS encoding M48 family metallopeptidase: MNSYLIFILALMAFNWLLSLIVETLNIRNVTTEIPDEFHGIYDDEKYAKSQRYLKDNTRFGQIQAAIMLPLTVAFILLGGFRWINDIAQATSDNMIIQGLVFGGILMAIGQLVGLPFGIYDTFVLEEKYGFNKTTVKTFVADILKGLLLTVLLGGPIFALVLWILSSVELAWLWAWVALSAIQIFIMFIAPVVIFPLFNKFVPLEEGELRSSIEDYAAAQNYTLSGIFKIDGSKRSTKSNAYFTGFGKTKRIALYDTLIENHSTEELVGVLAHEIGHCKRGHVKKGIAISMASTLLMFFILSLFISKEGLYAAFGIEGTPLYAGLFFFGFLYAPISMILGLLGNMLSRKHEFEADAYAAETTQAPGKMISALKKLSVDNLSNLTPHPLKVFLEYSHPPVLERIKALRKIGS; the protein is encoded by the coding sequence ATGAACAGCTATCTCATTTTCATCCTCGCACTGATGGCATTCAACTGGCTGCTTTCACTCATCGTCGAAACCCTCAACATACGCAACGTCACCACCGAGATTCCGGACGAATTCCACGGCATCTACGACGACGAAAAATATGCCAAGTCGCAACGCTACCTGAAAGACAACACCCGCTTCGGCCAGATTCAGGCCGCCATCATGCTTCCGCTCACCGTTGCCTTCATCCTGCTGGGCGGTTTCCGCTGGATCAACGACATTGCCCAGGCCACCTCCGATAACATGATTATCCAAGGACTCGTGTTTGGCGGCATCCTCATGGCGATCGGCCAACTCGTTGGACTGCCCTTCGGCATCTACGACACCTTCGTGCTCGAAGAAAAATACGGGTTCAACAAAACCACGGTGAAAACCTTTGTGGCCGACATCCTCAAGGGCCTCCTGCTCACCGTCCTGCTCGGCGGCCCGATCTTTGCGCTCGTCCTTTGGATCTTATCCTCGGTGGAGCTCGCCTGGCTGTGGGCCTGGGTTGCGCTCAGCGCCATACAGATCTTCATCATGTTCATTGCGCCGGTCGTCATCTTCCCGCTCTTCAACAAGTTTGTCCCGCTGGAGGAAGGCGAGCTTCGCTCATCCATCGAAGACTATGCCGCCGCACAGAACTATACCCTGAGCGGCATCTTCAAGATCGACGGTTCCAAACGCTCCACCAAATCCAACGCCTATTTCACCGGCTTTGGCAAAACCAAGCGCATTGCCCTCTACGACACGCTCATCGAAAACCATTCCACCGAAGAACTCGTCGGCGTGCTCGCCCACGAGATTGGGCATTGCAAGCGCGGCCACGTCAAAAAAGGGATCGCCATTTCCATGGCCTCCACGCTGCTGATGTTTTTCATCCTCTCGTTGTTCATCAGCAAGGAGGGGCTCTACGCCGCATTTGGAATCGAAGGCACCCCACTCTATGCCGGGCTCTTCTTCTTCGGCTTCCTCTACGCCCCCATCAGCATGATTCTCGGCCTGCTTGGGAACATGCTCTCGCGCAAGCACGAGTTCGAGGCCGATGCCTATGCGGCGGAAACCACCCAGGCCCCGGGGAAAATGATCAGCGCACTCAAGAAGCTTTCGGTCGACAACCTCTCCAACCTCACGCCCCATCCGCTCAAGGTTTTCCTGGAATATTCCCACCCGCCCGTCCTCGAACGCATCAAGGCGCTGCGGAAAATAGGTTCGTAG
- a CDS encoding class I SAM-dependent methyltransferase, which translates to MRDNTLDSEIRIWQEKLFGRSIRRGRTLQRINALVGATSNQQCLEISAGDGIISTSLRSLGGSWKTAVSTKAASDSISYCLSETITLIDNGKLPFEDHAFDKVVIVDALKNMADDYEFLHECHRVLKTDGWVIVSEARRAPLSMVSLLQRILKVSPISRGARRNGYKVQELFDKLKDGFDVPETFVYSNGLFEALATLGEFVQKMIAHGPYWMVRENAREEELYHYRHLHGMAGMAYPLLWFASKLEFLPGHKLLVKSRRRHWRPRRQPKLIDGRSIAEAAINTKIGTAAPF; encoded by the coding sequence ATGAGAGATAACACCCTAGATAGCGAAATCCGGATCTGGCAGGAAAAGCTTTTCGGCCGTTCCATTCGCCGAGGCCGCACGCTCCAGCGCATCAATGCGCTGGTGGGCGCAACATCGAACCAGCAATGCCTCGAAATCAGCGCCGGCGATGGAATCATCAGCACCAGCCTTCGCAGCCTGGGCGGCAGCTGGAAAACCGCCGTTTCCACCAAGGCCGCATCCGACTCCATCAGCTATTGCCTTAGCGAAACGATCACTCTCATCGACAACGGCAAGCTCCCCTTCGAAGACCATGCCTTCGACAAGGTGGTCATCGTTGATGCGCTCAAGAACATGGCCGACGACTACGAATTCCTTCACGAATGCCACCGCGTGTTGAAAACCGACGGATGGGTCATTGTTAGCGAAGCCCGCCGCGCGCCCTTGAGCATGGTTTCGCTTTTGCAGCGCATCCTCAAGGTCTCGCCCATCTCCAGAGGGGCGCGGCGCAACGGCTACAAGGTGCAAGAGCTTTTCGATAAACTGAAGGATGGCTTCGACGTTCCCGAAACCTTCGTATATTCGAATGGCCTATTCGAAGCACTGGCCACCCTGGGCGAGTTCGTGCAGAAAATGATTGCGCACGGTCCCTACTGGATGGTCCGCGAAAATGCGCGCGAGGAAGAACTCTACCACTACCGCCACCTCCACGGCATGGCCGGCATGGCCTATCCGTTGCTGTGGTTCGCATCCAAGCTTGAATTCCTTCCGGGCCACAAGCTGCTGGTGAAAAGCAGGCGCCGCCACTGGCGCCCGCGCCGCCAGCCCAAACTCATCGACGGGCGCTCCATCGCCGAAGCCGCCATCAACACCAAAATCGGCACCGCCGCCCCCTTCTAA
- the rnc gene encoding ribonuclease III: protein MKNLYKKLEQAIGYRFKKKALLELALTHPSFRYEDKEASDDNQRLEYLGDAVLSLISAEHLFNNNPDAREGDMSKLRSRLTQDRKLAQIGASIGISEYLRLGRGEEKNGGAKRASNLADAVEAIIGAAWIDGGSRASNKIFKKVFLPELGELRLTEVKSNPKGNLQEYAQSHGHGIPEYETIETAGPEHDRVFTVEVKTCGKTWKAQAGSKREGERLAALKALQELSKNPA, encoded by the coding sequence ATGAAGAATTTGTACAAAAAACTCGAACAGGCGATCGGTTATCGGTTCAAGAAAAAAGCCCTCCTTGAACTGGCCCTCACCCATCCCTCGTTCCGCTACGAAGACAAGGAAGCCTCCGACGACAACCAGCGGCTCGAATATCTCGGCGACGCCGTGCTCAGCCTGATCTCCGCCGAGCACCTCTTCAACAACAATCCCGACGCACGCGAAGGCGACATGTCCAAGCTGCGCAGCCGCCTCACGCAGGATCGCAAACTCGCACAGATCGGCGCCTCGATCGGCATCAGCGAATACCTGCGTCTCGGCCGCGGCGAAGAGAAGAACGGCGGAGCCAAACGCGCCTCCAACCTGGCCGACGCCGTCGAAGCCATCATCGGCGCCGCCTGGATCGACGGCGGATCCCGCGCCTCCAACAAGATTTTCAAGAAAGTCTTCCTGCCCGAACTAGGGGAGTTGCGGCTCACCGAAGTCAAAAGCAACCCCAAGGGCAACCTGCAGGAATATGCCCAGAGCCACGGGCACGGTATCCCTGAATACGAGACCATCGAAACCGCCGGCCCGGAGCACGACCGCGTCTTTACGGTCGAAGTGAAAACCTGCGGAAAAACCTGGAAAGCCCAAGCCGGCAGCAAACGCGAAGGCGAGCGCCTTGCCGCGCTCAAAGCCCTGCAAGAGCTCTCCAAAAATCCGGCATAA
- a CDS encoding ATP-binding cassette domain-containing protein yields the protein MNHLLTVENLNVIYGHGRDAVHAVKDVTFHIKPGEIFGLVGESGCGKSSLGKTIIRINAPSSGTIDYKGVDVASLKGKELKTYRQEVQMVFQDPYGSLNARMKVGSAIVDVLEVHKIGANTAERRERVTELFESVGLNKDWAWRYPHEFSGGQRQRICIARALALNPDLLVADEPVSALDVSVQAEILKLLEELRSKHNLAFLFVSHDLAVVRNLCDRVAVMYNGEIVEMGDVADVIDNPQHEYTRKLLAAVPSF from the coding sequence GTGAACCACTTACTTACAGTTGAAAACCTGAACGTCATCTATGGCCACGGACGCGATGCGGTCCATGCCGTGAAGGATGTCACGTTCCATATCAAGCCCGGAGAAATTTTCGGCCTTGTTGGCGAAAGCGGCTGCGGCAAGAGTTCGCTTGGCAAGACCATCATCCGAATCAATGCGCCTTCCTCCGGTACCATCGATTATAAGGGCGTCGATGTTGCGTCGCTGAAAGGCAAGGAGCTGAAAACCTATCGGCAGGAAGTGCAGATGGTTTTCCAGGACCCCTACGGATCGCTCAACGCCCGCATGAAGGTCGGCAGTGCGATCGTTGATGTTTTGGAGGTGCACAAGATCGGGGCCAACACGGCGGAACGCCGCGAACGGGTCACCGAACTGTTCGAATCCGTCGGGTTGAACAAGGATTGGGCCTGGCGCTATCCGCACGAGTTTTCGGGTGGCCAGCGCCAGCGCATTTGCATTGCCCGCGCGCTTGCGCTCAATCCGGATCTGCTGGTGGCCGACGAACCCGTTTCCGCGCTCGATGTTTCCGTTCAGGCCGAAATCCTCAAGCTACTTGAAGAGTTGCGTTCCAAGCACAATCTCGCCTTCCTGTTCGTGAGCCACGACCTCGCCGTTGTCCGCAACCTTTGCGACCGCGTGGCGGTCATGTATAACGGCGAAATTGTCGAGATGGGCGATGTCGCCGATGTCATCGACAACCCGCAGCACGAATACACCCGCAAGCTCCTCGCCGCCGTCCCGTCGTTTTAA
- a CDS encoding ABC transporter permease translates to MATAKGQSLWGDAWRRLRKNRIAMVCLGLVAFFTLLAVYGEILHQYYEIRDITPSYQKTNLDIAFQPPGKAHWMGTDGLGRDVMARLVQGVCIAYKVGIITSLIAIPIGVFFGCIAGYFGGKVDDFVVWLYSTFASMPGLLFILAIAMVVGKGLLGIYLGIGLTTWVGICRLIRGEVIKHKGQTYVQAAQALGLGNGRIIFKHILPNVMHVVIVTFTLRFPAAVGTEVFLSFLGIGVQDQPSWGLMINNARMRLWQGMWWEMTFVTIAVFLLVLAFNLLGDALRDALDPRLND, encoded by the coding sequence ATGGCGACTGCAAAAGGACAGAGTTTATGGGGCGATGCCTGGCGGCGGTTGAGAAAAAACCGCATTGCCATGGTCTGCCTGGGATTGGTGGCGTTCTTCACGCTGCTGGCCGTGTACGGCGAGATCCTCCATCAATACTACGAGATCCGTGACATTACGCCCTCCTACCAGAAAACCAATCTCGACATCGCCTTCCAACCGCCGGGCAAGGCCCATTGGATGGGTACCGACGGACTCGGGCGCGATGTCATGGCCCGTCTGGTGCAAGGCGTATGCATTGCCTACAAGGTCGGCATCATCACTTCGCTCATCGCCATTCCGATCGGCGTCTTCTTCGGCTGCATCGCCGGATATTTCGGCGGCAAGGTGGACGACTTTGTGGTCTGGCTCTATTCCACCTTCGCCTCCATGCCCGGATTGCTGTTCATTCTCGCCATCGCCATGGTGGTGGGCAAGGGACTGCTCGGCATCTACCTCGGCATCGGCCTCACCACCTGGGTCGGCATCTGCCGCCTGATCCGCGGCGAGGTGATCAAGCACAAGGGCCAAACCTATGTGCAGGCCGCCCAGGCGCTCGGCCTCGGCAACGGACGCATCATTTTCAAGCATATCCTTCCCAACGTCATGCACGTGGTCATCGTCACCTTCACGCTGCGCTTCCCGGCGGCGGTCGGAACCGAGGTGTTCCTGAGCTTCCTCGGCATCGGCGTGCAGGACCAACCCTCGTGGGGGCTGATGATCAACAATGCCCGCATGCGCCTCTGGCAGGGCATGTGGTGGGAAATGACCTTCGTGACGATCGCCGTCTTCCTGCTCGTACTCGCATTCAACCTGCTTGGCGACGCCCTGCGCGACGCCCTCGACCCCCGGCTCAATGACTGA
- a CDS encoding ABC transporter ATP-binding protein produces MTDSNNILEVEHLSLHFGRGEGLVKAIDDVSFTVAKGETVALVGESGSGKSMSALSLTGLVPRVARIEGGKVIFGGQDLLTLNERELREIRGSRISYIFQEPMVSFNPVFTIGWQIEEALKLHRKGIERKAEVERLLDIVHLPSRLAEAYPHQMSGGQLQRCMIAMALACSPDLLVADEPTTALDVTVQREILNLLAELSEKTGQSVLMITHNFGIVADLADRVYVMQKGKVVEEGTTSQVLYDPQHQYTKQLMAAVPRLHPKEGGGVGPRI; encoded by the coding sequence ATGACTGATTCAAACAACATCTTGGAAGTGGAACACCTTTCCCTGCACTTCGGGCGGGGCGAAGGACTGGTGAAGGCCATCGACGACGTTTCGTTCACCGTCGCCAAAGGCGAGACCGTGGCGCTGGTCGGCGAGTCCGGCAGCGGAAAAAGCATGAGTGCGCTCTCCCTCACCGGCCTGGTCCCGCGCGTCGCCCGCATCGAAGGCGGAAAGGTCATCTTCGGCGGCCAGGATTTGCTGACGCTCAACGAACGCGAGCTGCGCGAAATCCGCGGCAGCCGCATCTCCTATATTTTCCAGGAGCCGATGGTCTCCTTCAACCCCGTTTTCACGATTGGCTGGCAGATTGAAGAGGCGCTCAAGCTCCACCGCAAGGGCATCGAGCGCAAGGCCGAGGTGGAGCGGTTGCTCGACATCGTCCATCTGCCATCCCGACTGGCCGAGGCCTACCCGCACCAAATGAGCGGCGGTCAGTTGCAACGCTGCATGATTGCCATGGCGCTGGCCTGCTCGCCCGACCTGCTCGTGGCCGACGAGCCAACCACCGCGCTTGATGTGACCGTACAGCGCGAAATCCTCAACCTCCTCGCCGAACTCAGCGAAAAGACCGGGCAGTCGGTGCTGATGATCACCCACAACTTTGGAATCGTGGCCGACCTCGCCGATCGTGTCTATGTTATGCAAAAGGGCAAGGTGGTCGAAGAGGGAACCACCAGCCAGGTGCTCTACGACCCGCAGCACCAATATACCAAGCAACTCATGGCCGCCGTCCCGCGCCTGCATCCCAAGGAAGGAGGAGGGGTCGGTCCTCGGATTTAA